A region of Cucumis melo cultivar AY chromosome 2, USDA_Cmelo_AY_1.0, whole genome shotgun sequence DNA encodes the following proteins:
- the LOC103492128 gene encoding probable protein phosphatase 2C 5: protein MSQTEVSRIKTPLVPLATLIGRELRNEKVEKPFVKYGQAALAKKGEDYFLIKPDCQRIPGNPSTAFSVFAIFDGHNGISAAIFAKEHLLENVLSAIPQGVNREKWLQALPRALVAGFVKTDIEFQQKGETSGTTVTFVVIDGWTVTVASVGDSRCILDTQGGVVSLLTVDHRLEENEEERERVTASGGEVGRLNVFGGNEVGPLRCWPGGLCLSRSIGDTDVGEYIVPIPHVKQVKLSNAGGRLIIASDGIWDALSSEMAAKSCRGLPAELAAKLVVKEALRSRGLKDDTTCLVVDIIPSEQPILSPSTPRKKQNVLTSFFGKKYPSSLGKSANKLSAVGVVEELFEEGSAMLAERLGKDFPSDPNSGIFKCAVCQADQPPNENLSMNSGPFFSPSSKPWEGPFLCATCRKKKDAMEGKRPIKPTITV, encoded by the exons ATGAGTCAGACAGAAGTATCAAGGATAAAGACCCCTCTCGTTCCGCTCGCTACTTTGATCGGTCGCGAGTTGAGGAACGAGAAGGTTGAGAAACCATTTGTGAAGTATGGACAGGCTGCTTTGGCTAAGAAAGGAGAGGACTACTTTCTGATCAAACCTGACTGCCAGCGTATTCCTGGGAACCCTTCCACTGCATTTTCTGTCTTTGCG ATTTTTGATGGACATAATGGCATTTCAGCCGCTATTTTTGCGAAGGAACATTTATTGGAAAATGTCCTAAGTGCAATTCCTCAAGGGGTCAATAGAGAAAAATGGCTTCAGGCTCTTCCCCGAGCACTAGTTGCTGGTTTTGTTAAAACTGACATAGAGTTTCAGCAGAAAG GGGAAACTTCTGGGACTACTGTTACATTTGTTGTGATTGACGGGTGGACTGTTACTGTTGCTTCTGTGGGAGATTCACGGTGCATATTAGACACCCAAGGAGGTGTGGTTTCTCTATTGACAGTTGATCATAGGCTGGAGGAAAATGAGGAAGAGAGGGAACGTGTAACTGCAAGTGGTGGTGAGGTTGGGAGGCTCAATGTTTTTGGCGGGAATGAG GTTGGTCCTCTACGTTGCTGGCCTGGAGGTTTATGCCTTTCTAGGTCCATTGGTGATACGGATGTAGGAGAATATATTGTCCCAATACCACATGTTAAGCAAGTGAAG CTTTCTAATGCTGGTGGAAGGCTAATTATTGCTTCTGATGGTATTTGGGACGCATTATCGTCTGAAATGGCTGCAAAGTCTTGCCGGGGATTACCTGCAGAGCTTGCTGCCAAGCTGGTTGTGAAG GAAGCTTTGCGGTCAAGGGGGTTGAAGGATGATACAACTTGCTTAGTTGTTGATATTATCCCATCTGAGCAACCTATTTTATCACCATCAACTCCAAGGAAGAAGCAAAATGTTCTCACCTCATTCTTTGGGAAGAAATATCCAAGCTCTTTGGGTAAATCTGCTAACAAACTTTCTGCTGTTGGTGTTGTGGAGGAATtgtttgaagaaggttctgctATGCTTGCTGAAAG GCTAGGCAAAGATTTTCCTTCAGATCCAAACTCAGGGATCTTCAAATGTGCAGTCTGCCAAGCCGATCAACCCCCAAACGAAAATTTGTCGATGAACTCAGGGCCTTTCTTTTCACCATCATCGAAGCCATGGGAAGGTCCATTCCTCTGTGCAACTTGTCGAAAAAAGAAAGACGCCATGGAAGGAAAAAGGCCAATAAAACCTACAATAACCGTTTAG